The Flammeovirga agarivorans genome has a window encoding:
- a CDS encoding glycoside hydrolase family 2 protein — MDYNYIKSLLLGGILLLLANCLYAQDEMSLNGQWKIIYDDNNEGREKNWIYGEGFDQSNLQEDISVPSCWEEFKQDYEGVAIYKTEFEVPADWKGKNIAIQFGAVNYISEVYLNDEVVGYHKGGFTPFEFRVNKTIKAGEKNTLIVRVVSPVLYSDKVIDGIGPHQTPMWRGALTGGIWQDVSLRATDAYVVDDVFIQTDYKSGDVSFDLGIENTTTANQDAEVIVNILDKDKKVILSKKENVALTPGVNDLDWKLNIENHQNWGPKNPYLYTAQVQVVKDGKVSDQNDIRFGIREFTIKDKKYYLNGEEFYLKGAFFEGLYPTKLAYMDSEEMARKEIQLALDAGFNMIRPWRKPPPRKWLDLCDEMGVLTVGSLAIECMHRPIASPMLPDMVETEVRESILRDRNRTCVIQWELFNELWQPVLIQMLHPMALLARDLDPTRLILDESGGFANGANIYQPYEKVAIKFSDIHTYPGYNFNDNAFQKMRQVSWTKEEKKAAGYPKLKSPGHKNKPGAMVFVSEIGYGSLPDLEANNKEFAAKGNALAPMYREHKRLEEDFNKVLDASGMRSVFPTLHDLIVAQQNYHGTLNKRMLEASRSNYLTAGYCIHALSDGDWIIGGGIIDLWRNPKGNVYEYTKMANQPQLVISRIKNRNLFEGKTSKLSLVGINEYADEKVTVEMNITDEEGKLVSQDKVKADLTHGVSDLHIGTLQTKGLNGNYTLSTVMKNKKGEVIASNKETFSVFNEATLAVSSKKVLLLEADNKLSTYFTAKGIPFEKFTGKNKKGQLVIVGKLGTDDAFKAQVKAAKAYAEKGGTVFFTEVKGKKINETKHREIPDELQSSDNFPYNATLIPANGLWHNAAPIVTDHPVFAGLPTNQFMGLEYTAIGTTTAMVMPEGKNIVGVITHDRFPKQDKMLRNYIGVGKVYFDSHMLEIEHGKGKVIYSTLNLRNGLSFDPVSQKIMNNILSHYGENMQ; from the coding sequence ATGGACTACAATTATATAAAGAGTTTATTATTAGGAGGGATACTTTTGTTGTTAGCAAATTGTCTCTATGCTCAAGACGAAATGTCTTTGAATGGTCAATGGAAAATTATTTATGATGATAATAATGAAGGGAGAGAAAAAAACTGGATCTATGGAGAAGGTTTTGATCAGAGTAACCTTCAAGAAGATATTTCAGTGCCAAGTTGTTGGGAAGAGTTCAAACAAGACTACGAAGGAGTAGCTATTTATAAGACAGAGTTTGAAGTTCCTGCAGATTGGAAAGGTAAGAACATTGCTATTCAGTTTGGTGCAGTAAACTATATCTCAGAAGTTTACCTTAATGATGAAGTAGTTGGTTACCACAAAGGTGGTTTTACTCCTTTTGAGTTTAGAGTAAACAAAACAATTAAAGCAGGTGAAAAAAATACGCTGATTGTAAGAGTAGTTTCTCCAGTATTGTACTCCGATAAGGTGATTGACGGTATTGGACCACACCAAACACCCATGTGGAGAGGTGCATTAACGGGTGGTATCTGGCAAGATGTATCACTAAGAGCTACAGATGCTTATGTTGTAGATGATGTATTTATCCAAACAGATTACAAATCAGGTGATGTATCGTTTGATTTGGGTATTGAAAACACAACGACAGCGAATCAGGATGCTGAAGTGATTGTCAACATTCTTGATAAAGACAAAAAAGTAATCCTTTCTAAAAAAGAAAACGTGGCTTTAACACCAGGTGTAAATGATTTAGATTGGAAACTGAATATTGAAAACCATCAGAACTGGGGACCTAAAAATCCATACTTATACACTGCTCAAGTACAGGTAGTGAAAGATGGAAAAGTATCTGATCAGAACGATATCCGTTTTGGTATCAGAGAGTTCACAATTAAAGACAAAAAATACTACCTAAACGGTGAGGAGTTTTATTTAAAAGGAGCATTCTTTGAAGGCTTGTACCCAACAAAATTGGCGTACATGGATTCTGAAGAAATGGCCAGAAAAGAGATTCAATTGGCTTTGGATGCTGGGTTCAATATGATCCGTCCTTGGAGAAAACCTCCTCCAAGAAAGTGGTTAGACCTTTGTGATGAAATGGGTGTGTTAACTGTAGGTTCTTTAGCTATTGAATGTATGCACCGCCCTATCGCATCGCCAATGTTACCAGATATGGTAGAGACAGAAGTAAGAGAATCGATCTTAAGAGATAGAAACCGAACTTGTGTGATCCAATGGGAATTGTTCAATGAATTATGGCAACCTGTTTTAATTCAGATGTTACACCCAATGGCATTATTGGCAAGAGATTTAGACCCTACGCGTCTTATTTTAGATGAATCTGGTGGATTTGCCAACGGTGCTAACATCTACCAGCCTTATGAAAAAGTAGCGATCAAATTCTCAGATATTCATACTTACCCTGGATACAATTTCAATGACAATGCGTTCCAGAAAATGAGACAGGTATCTTGGACAAAAGAGGAGAAAAAGGCAGCGGGATATCCAAAACTAAAATCTCCTGGTCATAAGAATAAGCCGGGTGCTATGGTGTTTGTTTCAGAAATTGGTTATGGTTCACTGCCAGATTTAGAAGCAAACAATAAAGAGTTTGCTGCAAAAGGAAATGCGTTGGCTCCAATGTACAGAGAACACAAGCGTTTGGAAGAAGACTTCAACAAAGTATTGGATGCATCAGGTATGCGTTCGGTCTTTCCAACACTTCATGATTTAATAGTTGCTCAGCAAAATTACCATGGTACGTTGAATAAAAGAATGCTAGAAGCGTCTCGCTCTAACTACCTAACTGCAGGATACTGTATCCATGCATTGTCTGATGGCGATTGGATTATTGGTGGTGGTATCATTGACTTGTGGAGAAACCCTAAAGGAAATGTATACGAGTACACTAAAATGGCCAACCAACCTCAATTAGTGATTTCAAGAATCAAAAACAGAAACTTATTTGAAGGAAAGACTTCTAAGTTATCATTGGTAGGTATCAATGAGTATGCGGATGAAAAAGTGACTGTTGAAATGAATATCACAGACGAAGAAGGGAAGTTAGTATCACAAGATAAGGTGAAAGCAGACCTTACGCATGGGGTTTCTGACCTTCATATTGGTACTTTACAGACAAAAGGATTAAATGGTAATTACACTCTTTCTACTGTGATGAAAAATAAGAAAGGAGAAGTGATTGCATCAAACAAAGAAACATTCTCAGTATTTAATGAGGCTACATTGGCTGTATCTTCAAAGAAGGTATTGTTATTAGAAGCTGATAATAAATTGTCGACTTACTTCACTGCTAAGGGGATTCCTTTTGAGAAATTCACAGGCAAAAACAAGAAAGGCCAATTGGTTATAGTGGGTAAATTGGGAACGGATGACGCTTTCAAAGCACAAGTAAAAGCGGCAAAAGCATATGCTGAAAAAGGCGGAACAGTCTTCTTTACTGAAGTAAAAGGTAAAAAAATCAATGAGACTAAGCACAGAGAAATTCCTGATGAGTTACAATCTTCTGACAATTTCCCTTACAATGCTACACTAATTCCTGCTAATGGTTTATGGCATAATGCGGCACCAATTGTAACGGACCATCCTGTATTTGCAGGACTACCCACGAATCAATTTATGGGATTGGAATACACTGCTATTGGTACAACAACAGCAATGGTAATGCCAGAAGGGAAGAATATTGTAGGTGTGATAACTCATGACCGTTTTCCTAAGCAAGATAAAATGTTGAGAAACTATATTGGAGTAGGTAAGGTATATTTTGATTCACACATGTTGGAAATAGAACATGGTAAGGGTAAAGTGATTTACTCTACACTAAACCTAAGAAATGGTTTGTCATTTGATCCTGTATCACAAAAGATCATGAACAATATCTTAAGCCATTACGGTGAAAATATGCAATAA